Proteins co-encoded in one Syntrophorhabdaceae bacterium genomic window:
- a CDS encoding FAD binding domain-containing protein, with protein MKPFEHYNAESIKEALKLLAHYDGKAKVNAGGTDLLGAMRDKCLPEYPEAIINIKTIEGLHYIKSDKKGLKIGALTRLADIAKSPEVKKEYSLLADAAHSVASPHIRNMATIGGNLAQDVRCWYYRYPAQIGGPITCLRKGGRICSALAGDNRYHSIFGAAPMTEYPCVGHCPASTNIPSYLSRVRSGDPASAARVLMDYNPLAAITGRICPVYCEPQCNRKEFDEAVAINCVERALGDYMLENVRDFYEPPKDESGKKIAI; from the coding sequence ATGAAACCATTCGAACACTATAATGCAGAATCGATCAAAGAAGCGCTAAAACTTCTCGCGCACTATGATGGAAAGGCAAAAGTGAACGCAGGCGGCACAGACCTGCTTGGCGCCATGAGGGACAAATGTCTTCCCGAATATCCGGAGGCGATCATCAATATAAAGACTATTGAAGGTCTCCACTATATCAAGTCAGACAAAAAGGGGTTGAAAATTGGCGCGCTCACCAGGCTTGCCGACATTGCTAAGTCCCCTGAGGTCAAGAAAGAATATAGTCTTCTCGCTGATGCGGCCCATTCAGTGGCAAGTCCACACATCAGGAATATGGCTACGATAGGCGGAAACCTGGCTCAGGACGTACGGTGTTGGTACTACCGATATCCAGCGCAGATCGGCGGTCCCATTACCTGTCTGCGTAAAGGCGGCCGGATATGCAGCGCGCTCGCAGGCGACAACCGATATCACTCGATATTCGGCGCTGCCCCCATGACTGAGTATCCCTGCGTTGGCCATTGCCCGGCTTCCACGAACATCCCTTCATACTTAAGCAGGGTGCGTAGCGGCGATCCCGCAAGCGCCGCACGGGTACTTATGGACTACAACCCTCTTGCCGCCATCACAGGCAGGATATGTCCGGTCTACTGCGAGCCTCAATGTAATCGAAAGGAATTTGATGAGGCCGTTGCGATCAATTGCGTGGAGCGCGCGCTCGGCGACTATATGCTCGAAAATGTCCGGGACTTCTATGAACCGCCCAAAGACGAGTCCGGCAAAAAGATTGCCATA